From the genome of Spinacia oleracea cultivar Varoflay chromosome 2, BTI_SOV_V1, whole genome shotgun sequence, one region includes:
- the LOC130467347 gene encoding uncharacterized protein, producing MDKSWIDLPTGHHEYIDGCMEFIEFSKQDLVEGKIRCPCKNCKVEKWFSVNEVERHILFKGFYKPYKDWIFHGKGDTFQRMFESDGGITSEGSLDNQSGFVGRDNMGGLLRSAFSVNMPPNCPNLEAREDDEWIEEPLAYDTDVEYDYSTIEEDVTYKKLLEASEEKLYEGCINFSKLSFLLHLFHLKCMNHWSIESFNMLLKLILDAFPQILDFPSSYYYSKKMIKDLGLGYEKIDACPNNCMLYWGEFLKKDKCDVCGTSRWKKTKDRGNVVSDQGTDTCKKGVPAKVMRYFPLIPRLKRIYMSSSTAEDMRWHDTERLGEDDKKILRHPSDGLAWKEFDERHSDFALDPRSVRLGLASDGFNPYRLMNTTYSTWPVMLIPYNLPPWLCMKPSSFILSTLIPGKSGPGNDIDVYLQPLVHELKLLWIGVEAFDAFAGEKFNLRAALLWTINDFPGYAMLSGLSTKGYNACPICLDSTPSDRFGSKICYCSYRKWLPADHPYRCQGDKFCEKFGTNEWGKAPSRPSGTDILRQQEKVKHVYGKSKAPPKKRQRGHDDDDDVQDESDFGTKRSIFFDLVYWEHNLLRHNLDVMHIEKNVSENILGTLLSMDKSRDSRNDREALEAWRIKSHLWLSTNPNGGECMPPASYSMSTEEKERFLNVLQKIKVPDGYGSNLSSCVNMKQRKLINLKSHDNHVLMQDILPVALRASKATKVIDLLARLSSFFKKLCSTTIDPDDLDGLQNEIILTLCELEKEFLPSFFTIMVHLLIHLVEEVKLGGPVQYRWMYPIERYLSHLKSHVTNKAQPEGSIAEGFLLEETIRFCSRYLQGVKTIFNIPKRMDDDIPNPNDYLFNSGGRVIGKEVSIRLDDKSLKQAHRYILLHSDEIKGDLDEFLTEKCQMNLQNPVTESDESNWIINEFGGWLQNKVHYIDATTEDGKLRKALAGGLHSYGRKLKGYIINGYKFLSTDRDSRLLTQNSGIMVEADGDAYYGKVKHIYELDYYGDYKVVLFRCDWVDIHRGVKAYPNGGVCVNFSKLMHSRRLLQDDPFVFSSQAKQVFYIEDEIQKGWLHVVKNKPRDVFDLGDSLPVEEEGGTN from the exons AAAAATTAGATGTCCATGTAAGAACTGTAAGGTAGAGAAATGGTTCTCCGTAAATGAAGTGGAGAGGCATATTTTGTTTAAGGGATTTTATAAGCCATATAAGGATTGGATTTTTCATGGTAAAGGGGATACGTTTCAGCGTAtgtttgagagtgatggagggaTTACTAGTGAAGGATCCCTTGATAACCAAAGTGGGTTTGTAGGTCGAGATAATATGGGAGGGCTATTAAGATCAGCATTTAGTGTTAATATGCCTCCCAATTGCCCAAATTTAGAAGCACGAGAGGATGATGAATGGATTGAGGAGCCCTTGGCCTATGACACAGATGTAGAATATGATTATTCTACAATAGAAGAAGATGTGACATATAAGAAGTTGCTTGAAGCTTCTGAGGAGAAATTGTACGAGGGGTGTATCAATTTTTcaaagttatcttttctgttaCACTTGTTTCACTTGAAGTGTATGAATCACTGGTCCATAGAATCTTTCAATATGTTGTTGAAGCTAATTCTAGATGCATTTCCTCAAATACTTGATTTTCCCTCATCTTATTATTACAGtaagaaaatgataaaagaCTTGGGCCTTGGGTATGAAAAGATTGATGCTTGTCCGAATAATTGCATGTTGTATTGGGGTGAATTTTTAAAGAAAGACAAGTGTGATGTTTGTGGTACATCGAGGTGGAAGAAAACTAAGGATAGGGGCAACGTTGTAAGTGATCAAGGTACGGATACTTGTAAGAAAGGTGTGCCAGCTAAGGTAATGCGATATTTCCCTCTTATACCGAGACTAAAAAGAATCTACATGTCATCATCAACAGCAGAAGATATGAGATGGCATGATACAGAGCGATTGGGTGAAGATGATAAGAAGATTTTAAGGCATCCTTCAGATGGCTTAGCATGGAAGGAATTTGATGAGCGTCACAGTGATTTTGCATTAGACCCTCGTAGTGTTCGATTAGGTcttgcgagtgatggttttaatCCTTACCGTTTAATGAACACCACTTATAGTACGTGGCCAGTGATGTTGATTCCTTATAATCTTCCACCATGGTTATGTATGAAACCGTCTTCTTTCATTCTGTCCACGCTTATTCCTGGAAAATCAGGTCCCGGAAATGATATTGACGTGTATCTGCAGCCATTAGTGCATGAATTGAAATTGCTGTGGATAGGGGTTGAAGCTTTTGATGCTTTTGCCGGAGAGAAATTTAATTTGCGTGCGGCTTTGCTTTGGACTATTAATGACTTTCCCGGCTATGCAATGCTCTCTGGTTTGAGCACAAAAGGTTACAATGCATGTCCTATATGCTTAGATTCCACGCCTTCTGATAGATTTGGGAGCAAGATTTGCTATTGTAGCTATAGAAAATGGTTACCTGCAGATCACCCATATCGATGTCAAGGTGACAAGTTTTGTGAGAAGTTTGGAACTAATGAGTGGGGTAAAGCCCCATCTCGTCCTAGCGGCACTGATATATTGAGGCAGCAAGAAAAGGTGAAGCATGTTTACGGAAAGTCGAAGGCACCACCGAAAAAGAGGCAAAGAGGACacgatgatgacgatgatgtcCAAGATGAAAGTGACTTTGGTACCAAGAGAAGCATATTCTTTGATTTGGTGTATTGGGAGCATAATCTTCTAAGGCATAATTTAGATGtgatgcacattgagaaaaacgTGTCTGAGAATATTTTGGGAACTCTTCTTAGCATGGATAAGAGTAGAGATAGTAGGAATGATCGAGAAGCCCTTGAAGCATGGAGAATAAAGTCTCACCTTTGGCTGAGTACTAATCCTAACGGAGGTGAATGCATGCCTCCGGCTTCCTATTCTATGTCTACGGAGGAGAAGGAGAGGTTCCTAAATGTTTTGCAGAAAATTAAAGTTCCTGATGGATATGGATCCAACCTTTCTAGTTGTGTGAATATGAAGCAAAGGAAGTTGATTAACCTCAAAAGTCATGACAACCATGTTCTAATGCAGGATATCCTTCCCGTTGCCTTAAGGGCCTCTAAAGCTACAAAAGTAATTGACTTGTTGGCTAGATTGTCTTCCTTTTTCAAGAAGTTGTGCTCTACAACTATTGATCCAGATGATTTAGATGGTCttcaaaatgaaattattttaacTCTTTGTGAGTTGGAAAAGGAGTTTCTGCCTTCATTTTTCACAATCATGGTCCATTTGTTGATTCACTTAGTGGAGGAGGTTAAACTTGGTGGACCAGTGCAATACAGATGGATGTATCCCATTGAAAG GTACTTGTCCCATTTGAAATCACATGTAACCAATAAAGCCCAACCTGAAGGATCTATTGCAGAAGGCTTCCTTTTAGAGGAGACAATTAGGTTTTGTTCGAGATATCTTCAAGGTGTTAAGACCATTTTCAACATACCTAAAAGGATGGATGATGACATTCCAAATCCCAATGATTACTTGTTTAATTCTGGTGGTCGAGTTATTGGGAAGGAGGTCAGCATTCGCCTTGATGACAAAAGCTTAAAACAAGCTCATCGCTACATTTTGCTTCACTCTGATGAGATAAAAGGGGATCTGGA TGAATTTTTAACCGAGAAATGTCAAATGAACTTACAAAATCCTGTCACGGAGAGTGATGAAAGTAACTGGATCATCAATGAGTTTGGAGGGTGGCTGCAAAATAAG GTACATTACATAGATGCAACCACCGAAGATGGGAAACTAAGAAAAGCTTTGGCGGGTGGTTTGCATTCTTATGgtagaaaattaaaaggataCATAATCAATGGATACAAATTCCTTTCCACGGATCGCGATTCtcgtcttttgacacaaaattctGGAATTATGGTCGAAGCGGATGGAGATGCCTACTATGGAAAAGTGAAACATATCTATGAATTAGATTATTACGGAGATTACAAAGTTGTATTGTTTCGTTGTGATTGGGTAGACATTCATAGGGGTGTAAAAGCATATCCAAATGGCGGAGTATGTGTCAATTTCTCTAAATTGATGCATTCTAGACGATTGTTGCAAGATGATCCATTTGTATTCTCATCTCAAGCAAAACAAGTTTTTTACATAGAAGATGAGATACAAAAGGGATGGTTGCATGTTGTTAAGAACAAGCCTAGAGATGTGTTTGATTTAGGGGATTCTTTACCAGTAGAGGAAGAGGGTGGGACCAATTGA